Within the Deltaproteobacteria bacterium genome, the region ATCATGATCACGCCGGCCTGGGTCAAATCCCTGTGCCAGCCCATCGCCGTGACCAACGTCATCGACTACCTTGTCGGCTGCCTGGACCAGCCGGCCACCATCGGACGGACCCTGGACATCGGCGGCCCGGATATTTTGAGCTACCGCGATCTGTTCGACATCCACGCCCGCGTGGCCGGGCTGCGGCGGCGCGTCATCATTCCCGTTCCCGTCCTGACGCCGCGTCTGTCGGCCCACTGGATTCAGCTTGTCACCCCCGTGCCCGCGACCCTGGCCAAGCCCCTGGCCGAAGGGCTGCGCAACACGGTGGTCTGCCGCGACAACGCCATCCGCGACCTGATTCCGACCCGCCTGCTCACGGCCGAGGAAGCCATTGCCCGCGCCCTGGATCGCACCGCCCATCACGCCGTGGAAACCAGCTGGACCGACGCGGGCATGCCGCGCGTGCCGGAATGGATCGCATGCGGCGACGCGCCCTATGCCGGCGGCACAATTCTGGAATCGGCCCACGCCATGACCGTGGCCGCGCCCGTGGCCCAGGTCTGGGACATTGTCACGTCTCTGGGCGGCGATCAGGGCTGGCTGCACTGGAATTGGCTGTGGCGGCTGCGCGGTTTTCTGGACAAACTTGTCGGCGGTGCCGGACTGCGCCGGGGACGGCGTCACCCGCGCCAGCTCCGTGTCGGCGACGCCCTGGATTTCTGGCGGGTGTTGGGCGTGGAAGAACGACAACGCCTGGTGCTGCTGGCGGAAATGAAAACCCCCGGCGAGGCCCTGCTCCGCTTCGATCTGCGCGAACCGTCCCCCGGACAAACCGAAATCACCCTGCGCGCCCGCTTCCGCCCGCGCGGCCTTTGGGGTATCGTCTACTGGTACATCCTGGCACCGGTGCACGCCCCGCTCTTTCGCGGCATGCTGACGGCCATGGCCCGCCACACAGGCGCCACGGCGGTCATTCCTCCACACACTCCAGCCAAGGAGGCCCCACAATGTCGACTCTGACCATGGTACCGCGTTTCTCGGCCGCGACGGCCTCGGACCCCGCCATCCACCAGATTCTCGAAAACATCCTGCACACACAGCGCTCCGGGGTTCTGGGCACATGCTTCATGGAAATT harbors:
- a CDS encoding SDR family oxidoreductase; this encodes IMITPAWVKSLCQPIAVTNVIDYLVGCLDQPATIGRTLDIGGPDILSYRDLFDIHARVAGLRRRVIIPVPVLTPRLSAHWIQLVTPVPATLAKPLAEGLRNTVVCRDNAIRDLIPTRLLTAEEAIARALDRTAHHAVETSWTDAGMPRVPEWIACGDAPYAGGTILESAHAMTVAAPVAQVWDIVTSLGGDQGWLHWNWLWRLRGFLDKLVGGAGLRRGRRHPRQLRVGDALDFWRVLGVEERQRLVLLAEMKTPGEALLRFDLREPSPGQTEITLRARFRPRGLWGIVYWYILAPVHAPLFRGMLTAMARHTGATAVIPPHTPAKEAPQCRL